One Candidatus Poribacteria bacterium genomic window carries:
- a CDS encoding sulfatase, giving the protein MNIVCICLDTFRADIIGEGKKYSHVQTPNLDTLASESVRFTRAFGEGQPTLQIRRGNFTGMRSFPWRYNFDRRGHWHHAPGWHKIPPEQDTIAEVLLERGYLTALIADTYHMFKPTMNFSRGFAHFDFIRGQESDNWHSGDPRLIEEQLRKHVREPLNWRRHAGLVNYLLSQRHRQSEDDYSCARVFRAASDWLEDNHTVGPFFLWVDSFDPHEPWDPPKSYADIYFPDYSGKDFITPGGANEGDGPTEDELRRIEALYLGEVTFVDKWVGVLLDKIEQLNIKDDTLVVLMSDHGTQLRDHGSFGKGANKLHPFNTQLNLMIRHPEGPSDKEIFAFVQNHDLMPTLLNQLGIPCGWTDGEDMWQLVTQEKAALRERIITGWAGFATGNARGRVSVRDDHWNFCTSVGYNDERGDELFDTRNDPEEKVNVASDHPTVVAERRRDVEALIGQPLPGHFIEVCDPGYAPMTRWLQKKLAEM; this is encoded by the coding sequence ATGAATATTGTCTGTATCTGTTTAGATACGTTCCGCGCCGACATCATCGGTGAAGGTAAAAAGTATAGCCACGTGCAAACCCCGAACCTCGACACGCTCGCATCGGAGTCTGTCCGTTTCACACGCGCATTTGGCGAGGGGCAACCGACACTTCAGATACGCCGTGGTAACTTCACAGGAATGCGGAGTTTCCCGTGGAGATATAATTTCGATCGGCGGGGACATTGGCACCACGCACCCGGCTGGCATAAGATTCCGCCTGAACAGGACACGATTGCCGAGGTTTTGCTGGAACGTGGTTACCTCACTGCCTTGATTGCCGATACGTATCACATGTTCAAACCGACGATGAATTTCTCGCGCGGATTTGCACATTTCGATTTCATCCGCGGACAGGAATCCGATAACTGGCACAGCGGTGATCCGAGGTTGATTGAGGAACAACTCCGAAAACATGTCCGTGAACCGCTCAACTGGCGACGACATGCCGGGCTCGTTAACTATCTATTGTCGCAACGCCACCGGCAATCAGAAGATGACTATAGTTGCGCGCGCGTCTTCCGTGCTGCATCGGATTGGCTTGAAGATAATCACACTGTCGGTCCCTTCTTCTTATGGGTGGATAGTTTCGATCCGCATGAACCCTGGGATCCCCCGAAGTCCTACGCAGATATCTATTTCCCAGACTATTCCGGTAAAGATTTCATCACACCGGGCGGCGCAAACGAAGGCGACGGTCCTACGGAAGATGAACTGCGCCGCATTGAGGCACTCTACCTCGGAGAGGTTACCTTTGTCGATAAATGGGTCGGTGTGCTGCTTGATAAAATAGAGCAATTGAACATCAAAGACGATACATTGGTTGTGCTGATGTCCGACCACGGCACACAACTCCGCGACCACGGGAGTTTCGGGAAGGGCGCGAACAAGCTCCACCCCTTCAACACGCAGCTAAACTTGATGATCCGACATCCTGAAGGACCGAGCGACAAGGAGATTTTCGCGTTTGTGCAGAATCACGATCTAATGCCGACGCTCCTGAATCAACTTGGCATACCGTGCGGTTGGACGGATGGTGAGGATATGTGGCAACTCGTTACACAAGAGAAAGCGGCTCTCCGTGAACGGATTATCACGGGGTGGGCTGGCTTTGCTACGGGCAATGCACGCGGACGCGTCAGTGTGCGCGATGACCACTGGAACTTCTGTACGTCTGTAGGCTATAACGATGAAAGAGGCGATGAACTCTTTGATACTCGGAACGACCCAGAGGAGAAGGTAAACGTTGCGAGTGATCATCCGACAGTTGTCGCAGAACGGCGACGGGATGTTGAGGCGTTGATCGGTCAACCCTTGCCCGGACATTTCATTGAGGTCTGCGATCCCGGATATGCCCCAATGACACGATGGCTCCAAAAGAAGTTGGCGGAAATGTAA
- the pyrF gene encoding orotidine-5'-phosphate decarboxylase: MKDRLIVALDTDDGKEIDWLSATLAETVRWFKMGFQAFSALGVEAFPWFKQNGHKVFVDLKFHDIPNTVARDVGMMTKHGANMINMHASGGFEMMQTARNSADDAAYKADIPRPILLGVTILTSIDETGFQRNFGSERQLTKQVVYLAQLAQEAGLDGVVASPLEIEPIRKACGDNFLIVTPGIRPEWAETGDQRRITTPAEAIRRGADYIVVGRPIIEADDPLEAAGMILDEMKEA, from the coding sequence TTGAAAGACAGATTAATCGTCGCATTGGATACGGATGATGGTAAAGAGATTGATTGGTTATCTGCAACACTTGCTGAGACAGTCCGTTGGTTTAAGATGGGCTTTCAGGCGTTCAGTGCGCTTGGAGTGGAAGCTTTTCCTTGGTTCAAACAGAACGGACATAAAGTCTTTGTTGATCTGAAATTCCACGATATCCCGAATACAGTCGCACGCGATGTCGGCATGATGACGAAACACGGCGCAAACATGATTAACATGCACGCCTCCGGTGGATTTGAAATGATGCAAACCGCAAGAAACAGCGCAGATGATGCCGCATACAAAGCAGATATTCCGAGACCCATTCTGCTCGGCGTGACTATTCTGACGAGCATTGATGAGACCGGATTTCAGCGAAATTTCGGTTCAGAACGGCAACTTACAAAGCAGGTTGTCTATCTGGCACAATTGGCACAAGAAGCAGGGTTAGACGGGGTCGTCGCATCGCCGTTGGAGATTGAGCCAATCCGAAAAGCGTGCGGCGATAACTTTTTGATTGTCACACCCGGAATCCGGCCGGAGTGGGCGGAGACTGGCGACCAGCGTCGAATTACCACACCAGCAGAGGCGATCCGTCGAGGCGCGGATTACATTGTCGTCGGTAGACCTATTATTGAGGCTGATGATCCATTAGAGGCTGCCGGAATGATCCTTGATGAAATGAAGGAGGCTTAA
- the argH gene encoding argininosuccinate lyase, producing the protein MGKPKKTLWGGRFSTNLTTETIAFTHSIEADTRLIGYDIWGSQAHAIMLARQKIISDADLREILRWLHKAEEDFQNGDFVLDPNKEDVHMNVESYLIENAGREFGGKLHTARSRNDQVLVDAHLYIRDEILNTQRGLSTLCEAFLQIAKAHADTVMPGYTHTQHAQPISLGFWATAYVSMFLRDQKRLQSAYALANMNPLGACALAGTTFPIDRELTTKLLGFDAPHEHALDVISSRDFIAEVLFALSLVMANLSRISEEIVYWTTYEFRMAVLDDAYSFGSSIMPQKKNPDIAELTRGRTGRVYGALLDLLTNLKGLPMGYNRDFQEDKPPLWEAFDVVKACLGLLPELLKTTDFQTDRMAELANANFATATELANYLVKEHQISFRECHEIVGWLVGELVQRGKTFSDWKLTQELLKEKNIDIPISQLKQVLDAESAIQNNQSLGGTSPVEVHRMIDNFEAQLEAVDLNIYNCQTQIGDAHRETLRIVDEVLEVPV; encoded by the coding sequence ATGGGAAAACCGAAAAAAACACTCTGGGGTGGACGTTTTAGCACAAACCTCACCACAGAGACTATAGCCTTCACACACTCCATTGAAGCCGACACACGCCTCATCGGATACGATATTTGGGGGAGCCAAGCGCACGCGATTATGCTCGCTCGGCAAAAAATCATCTCCGATGCTGATCTACGCGAGATTTTACGGTGGCTCCACAAAGCGGAAGAGGATTTTCAAAACGGCGATTTTGTGCTTGATCCCAATAAAGAAGATGTCCACATGAACGTTGAATCGTATCTGATTGAGAACGCAGGACGCGAGTTCGGCGGTAAACTCCACACAGCGCGTTCCCGTAACGATCAGGTACTCGTAGATGCCCATCTCTACATCCGAGATGAGATTCTCAATACCCAGCGTGGACTCTCCACACTCTGCGAAGCCTTCCTGCAAATTGCGAAAGCACACGCCGACACCGTAATGCCGGGGTATACGCATACACAGCACGCGCAACCGATCAGTCTCGGTTTCTGGGCGACGGCTTATGTCAGTATGTTCTTGCGGGATCAGAAACGTCTGCAGTCTGCTTATGCACTCGCCAATATGAACCCCCTCGGCGCATGTGCCTTGGCTGGCACGACCTTCCCAATCGACCGAGAATTGACAACGAAACTACTCGGTTTTGACGCACCACACGAACACGCCCTTGACGTTATCAGCAGCCGAGATTTTATTGCCGAGGTGCTTTTTGCGTTATCGCTCGTGATGGCAAATCTCTCAAGAATCAGCGAAGAAATTGTCTACTGGACGACCTATGAATTTCGGATGGCGGTGCTTGATGATGCGTATAGTTTCGGGAGTTCCATCATGCCCCAGAAGAAGAATCCAGACATCGCCGAACTCACACGCGGGCGCACCGGACGCGTCTACGGTGCATTGCTCGACTTGTTGACGAACCTCAAGGGTTTGCCAATGGGGTATAACCGTGATTTCCAAGAGGATAAACCGCCCCTGTGGGAGGCGTTCGATGTTGTGAAGGCGTGCCTCGGTCTACTACCGGAACTCCTCAAAACGACAGATTTCCAGACAGACCGGATGGCTGAATTGGCGAATGCGAATTTCGCGACCGCAACGGAGTTGGCGAACTATCTCGTTAAAGAGCATCAGATCAGTTTCCGGGAGTGCCACGAGATTGTCGGATGGCTTGTTGGTGAGTTGGTACAGCGCGGAAAAACCTTTTCGGATTGGAAACTCACGCAGGAACTCTTGAAAGAAAAAAATATTGATATACCGATTTCGCAGTTGAAACAGGTTTTGGATGCAGAGTCAGCGATTCAGAATAATCAGAGCCTCGGCGGTACCTCTCCCGTGGAAGTTCATCGGATGATAGATAATTTTGAAGCGCAACTTGAGGCAGTTGATCTAAATATCTATAATTGCCAGACGCAAATTGGAGACGCGCATCGAGAGACGCTCCGAATCGTTGACGAAGTTTTAGAAGTGCCGGTTTAG
- a CDS encoding phytanoyl-CoA dioxygenase family protein → MDQEIQDYLFDLQGYLILENAISKDDLDKMNVWIDAHWAYVEQPWEENTEDKRIPRWIGNIETHTYNIENGVNFQNIIEGGDVFQKLIDHPAWIGLVRKYIHEVNGLSIHENFLNVRGPGGFIHIHCGGHVPLSYLTFRQENTGEWMVGQINVLMALNDIGPGDGAPVLVPGSHKCTEIHPRLKQNGKGMVYDGVTGKPAGTAFATQEIYLKAGDVVMFTDAITHGSAERTNEGYRRSIVYRYSPRYVRERFDYPHSDELLARLTPDQRKIIQPMSIRRPPQVT, encoded by the coding sequence ATGGATCAAGAGATACAAGATTATCTGTTTGACCTACAAGGCTATCTCATTTTGGAGAACGCCATCTCGAAAGACGATCTGGATAAGATGAACGTGTGGATCGACGCACATTGGGCTTACGTTGAACAACCTTGGGAAGAAAATACAGAGGATAAACGGATTCCACGTTGGATCGGCAATATTGAGACGCATACCTACAACATCGAGAACGGTGTGAATTTCCAGAATATCATTGAGGGCGGCGATGTTTTTCAGAAGTTAATCGACCATCCCGCGTGGATCGGGCTTGTTCGGAAATACATCCATGAAGTCAATGGGCTTTCGATCCACGAGAATTTCCTCAATGTCCGCGGCCCCGGTGGTTTCATTCATATCCACTGCGGTGGGCATGTTCCGTTGAGTTACCTGACATTCCGGCAGGAGAATACTGGCGAATGGATGGTAGGACAGATTAACGTTCTCATGGCACTCAACGACATTGGGCCGGGTGATGGCGCACCGGTACTCGTCCCAGGGAGCCATAAATGCACAGAGATACACCCGCGTTTAAAGCAGAACGGGAAAGGTATGGTCTATGACGGTGTGACCGGGAAACCGGCAGGGACAGCCTTCGCGACACAGGAAATCTATCTCAAGGCGGGCGATGTCGTCATGTTCACAGACGCGATTACGCACGGGTCGGCGGAGCGAACAAATGAGGGGTATCGCAGATCAATCGTTTATCGTTACTCTCCGAGATATGTCCGTGAACGATTCGACTATCCGCATTCAGATGAATTGTTGGCGCGGTTGACCCCAGACCAACGTAAGATTATCCAACCGATGTCAATACGCCGTCCACCACAAGTTACGTAG
- a CDS encoding ThuA domain-containing protein: MSKKSRIVMVAGSASHGSGSHEHPAGCALFADLLNKHVEGVEAVVSQGWPEDPATFADTDAIIVYSDGGARHLSIPHLEQISELIDQGVGLAMLHYAVEVPKGEPGDRFLDWIGGYFETHLSVNPYWTATFTGFPEHPITQGLEPFSLEDEWYYHMRFRENMQGVTPLLSAIAPESTLERPDGPHSGNPHVRASVANGEPQHLGWCVERPDGGRGFGFTGGHLHSNWADDQIRKLILNAIVWTAKLEIPEGGISTPTPTEAELDAYL; the protein is encoded by the coding sequence ATGTCGAAAAAGTCTCGAATTGTTATGGTGGCAGGGAGCGCGAGTCATGGCAGCGGTTCGCATGAGCATCCCGCTGGATGCGCACTTTTCGCGGATCTATTGAACAAACATGTTGAAGGTGTGGAAGCCGTGGTCTCTCAGGGCTGGCCCGAGGATCCGGCAACTTTCGCTGATACAGATGCAATCATTGTTTATTCTGATGGTGGTGCCCGACACCTTAGCATTCCGCACCTTGAACAGATCTCTGAACTGATAGATCAAGGCGTTGGACTTGCGATGTTGCATTATGCAGTCGAAGTGCCGAAAGGTGAACCCGGAGATCGTTTCTTGGACTGGATCGGCGGTTACTTTGAAACACATCTTTCGGTCAACCCGTATTGGACAGCAACATTTACCGGATTTCCTGAACACCCGATAACGCAAGGGTTGGAACCGTTCTCACTCGAAGACGAGTGGTATTATCACATGCGTTTCCGTGAGAATATGCAGGGTGTGACACCGCTATTGAGCGCAATCGCACCTGAATCAACACTTGAAAGACCCGACGGACCCCATAGCGGGAACCCGCACGTCCGCGCATCCGTTGCGAATGGTGAACCGCAGCACTTAGGATGGTGTGTAGAGCGTCCAGATGGTGGGCGCGGGTTCGGGTTTACTGGTGGGCATCTCCACAGCAATTGGGCAGATGACCAGATCCGTAAACTCATTCTCAACGCAATCGTATGGACAGCCAAGTTAGAAATCCCTGAAGGCGGTATCTCGACACCGACACCGACGGAAGCGGAATTGGACGCATATCTGTAA
- a CDS encoding amidohydrolase family protein, giving the protein MEKFPIVDTHVHLWHPEQLRYPWLSEVPPLNRPYLLKDYIAAYGALEIESIVFVQCDTHPDDGLKETAWVTSLAAVEPRIQGIVAWAPLEEGEQVAPFIEKLAANPLVKGIRRLIQSESIDFCVQPNFVSGVKTLSHYDLSFDICIFHPQLANAIRLVEQCPHVRFILDHIGKPDIKHQLFDPWKEEIQVLASFPNVHCKISGLVTEANLEGWTPADLQPYIEHVISCFGFERVIYGSDWPVSTQASDYPHWVQTLQDAVSGCSSEALGNLFRDNAIKFYRLNG; this is encoded by the coding sequence ATGGAAAAATTCCCGATCGTTGACACACACGTTCATCTCTGGCACCCGGAACAGTTGCGCTATCCGTGGCTTTCGGAAGTCCCTCCCTTAAACAGACCTTACCTCCTAAAAGATTACATCGCAGCGTACGGTGCGTTAGAAATCGAATCCATCGTCTTTGTCCAATGTGATACACACCCGGATGACGGCTTGAAAGAGACAGCGTGGGTCACCTCGCTCGCGGCGGTAGAACCCCGGATTCAAGGGATCGTTGCGTGGGCACCGCTCGAAGAAGGTGAACAAGTTGCCCCATTCATCGAAAAATTGGCAGCGAATCCGCTTGTCAAAGGGATCCGCCGCCTCATCCAATCCGAAAGCATAGACTTCTGTGTCCAACCGAATTTTGTGAGCGGTGTCAAGACGCTTTCTCACTACGATTTGAGTTTTGACATCTGTATCTTCCACCCACAACTCGCCAATGCGATTCGGCTTGTCGAACAGTGCCCGCATGTCCGATTCATTTTGGATCATATCGGCAAACCGGACATCAAGCACCAACTTTTTGACCCGTGGAAAGAGGAGATCCAGGTGCTTGCGTCGTTTCCAAACGTCCACTGTAAAATATCTGGCTTGGTAACAGAGGCAAACCTTGAGGGGTGGACCCCTGCCGACTTACAACCGTATATTGAACACGTCATCAGCTGTTTCGGTTTTGAGCGTGTTATATACGGCAGTGATTGGCCCGTCTCCACACAAGCCAGTGATTATCCACACTGGGTGCAGACATTGCAGGATGCAGTATCAGGCTGCTCATCCGAGGCATTAGGCAACCTTTTCCGTGATAACGCTATTAAATTTTATCGCCTCAATGGGTAA
- a CDS encoding malate synthase G: protein MGNRIEIGNLKIDEGLYALVRDEIAPGTGVETEAFWRALGDIVAAFAPENKSLLEKRDTLQQQIDAWHLARRDEPLDSQAYSAFLTEIGYLLPEGRDFTVITEDVDLEISLISGPQLVVPTDNARYALNAANARWGSLYDALYGTDVIDESDGATRSATYNPIRGAKVIAYTEQFLDEMTGLEAGSFSDVTEFSLKAVHGDQQLRATLKDGSEVGLADPSKFVGFTQNNAGLSAILLQNHGLHIEIQIDNEHPVGKAHPAGVFDVILESAITTIQDCEDSVAAVDAADKVRVYSNWNGIMKGTLETTFEKNGEMLTRRLAPDKTFTAPDGSTLTLPGRSLLLIRNVGLHMYTDAVITAEGEEIPEGILDAMVTSFAAMHDLKGDGPLTNSKTGSIYIVKPKFHGPEEVDMTIRLFEWIESALGLPTNTIKIGIMDEERRTTVNLKEAIRVAQERLVFINTGFLDRTGDEIHTSMEAGAMIPKMDIRNEPWMLAYEDWNVDIGIETALLGTAQIGKGMWTKPDQMAEMVETKVNHPLAGATTAWVPSPTAATLHAMHYHRVDVGNWIKELAARQRASLADLLTPPLLKARPLKSDEIQRELDNNAQGILGYVVRWVDQGIGCSKIPDINNVGLMEDRATLRISSQHIANWLHHQIVTEAQVTETFQRMAQIVDEQNAGDPNYRNMAPNYDQSVAFQAALDLVFKGCELPNGYTEFVLHPRRREVKAGS, encoded by the coding sequence ATGGGAAACCGGATTGAAATCGGGAATCTCAAAATAGATGAAGGTTTGTACGCACTCGTAAGAGATGAGATTGCTCCCGGCACGGGGGTAGAAACAGAAGCATTCTGGAGAGCACTTGGCGACATCGTTGCGGCATTCGCACCAGAGAACAAATCGCTTTTGGAGAAACGAGATACGCTCCAGCAACAGATCGACGCATGGCATCTGGCGCGCAGAGATGAACCGCTGGACAGCCAGGCGTATTCGGCGTTCCTTACTGAAATCGGTTATCTACTCCCGGAAGGTCGGGATTTTACTGTGATTACCGAGGATGTTGACTTGGAGATTTCACTCATCTCAGGTCCGCAACTTGTGGTACCGACCGATAACGCGCGCTATGCACTCAATGCCGCGAACGCGCGCTGGGGAAGTCTCTACGATGCACTCTACGGCACCGATGTGATTGATGAGTCGGACGGTGCTACGCGGAGTGCTACCTATAACCCGATCCGAGGGGCGAAAGTCATCGCGTACACCGAACAGTTTTTAGATGAAATGACAGGGCTTGAAGCCGGGAGTTTCTCTGACGTTACAGAATTTTCCCTTAAAGCTGTTCATGGCGATCAACAGTTACGCGCAACACTCAAGGACGGGAGTGAAGTCGGTTTAGCGGATCCAAGCAAATTTGTAGGGTTTACCCAAAACAACGCTGGACTCAGCGCGATTCTGCTCCAAAATCACGGGCTGCACATTGAAATACAGATAGACAACGAGCATCCGGTTGGGAAGGCACACCCTGCCGGTGTGTTTGATGTTATCCTTGAGTCCGCAATCACGACAATTCAGGATTGCGAAGATTCTGTTGCTGCAGTAGACGCGGCAGACAAGGTCCGCGTCTATAGCAACTGGAACGGTATCATGAAGGGAACGCTGGAGACGACTTTCGAGAAAAATGGCGAAATGCTGACCCGCCGCCTCGCACCCGATAAGACGTTTACCGCTCCCGATGGAAGTACCTTGACATTACCCGGCAGAAGTCTACTTCTTATTCGGAATGTTGGACTCCACATGTACACCGATGCCGTCATAACAGCAGAGGGTGAGGAAATTCCAGAAGGTATCCTTGATGCCATGGTAACGAGCTTCGCTGCAATGCATGATCTAAAAGGCGACGGTCCCCTCACCAATAGCAAAACGGGGAGTATCTATATCGTCAAGCCGAAGTTCCATGGCCCCGAAGAAGTCGATATGACGATTCGGTTGTTTGAGTGGATCGAGTCCGCTCTTGGACTGCCGACGAATACGATTAAAATCGGGATTATGGATGAGGAACGGCGGACAACCGTCAATCTCAAAGAAGCGATCCGCGTCGCGCAGGAACGACTCGTCTTTATTAACACTGGCTTTTTGGATAGAACCGGCGATGAAATCCATACCAGTATGGAGGCGGGCGCGATGATTCCGAAAATGGACATTCGCAACGAACCCTGGATGCTCGCTTATGAGGATTGGAACGTTGATATCGGAATTGAGACCGCCTTGCTCGGAACCGCACAGATTGGAAAAGGGATGTGGACGAAACCTGACCAGATGGCAGAGATGGTCGAAACGAAGGTGAATCATCCGCTGGCGGGTGCAACAACGGCGTGGGTGCCATCGCCAACGGCTGCAACGCTGCACGCGATGCACTACCACCGCGTTGATGTTGGAAACTGGATAAAAGAGTTGGCGGCGAGGCAGCGCGCGAGTTTGGCGGATCTGTTAACACCACCCCTCTTGAAGGCGCGCCCGTTAAAATCCGATGAGATTCAGCGTGAGTTGGACAACAACGCACAAGGCATCTTAGGTTATGTCGTCCGCTGGGTAGACCAAGGGATTGGCTGCTCCAAGATACCCGATATTAACAATGTCGGCTTGATGGAGGATCGGGCGACCCTGCGGATTTCGAGTCAACATATCGCAAATTGGCTACACCACCAGATCGTCACGGAGGCGCAGGTGACCGAGACATTCCAGCGGATGGCACAGATCGTTGACGAACAGAACGCCGGTGATCCAAACTATCGAAACATGGCACCCAATTATGACCAGAGTGTGGCGTTTCAGGCGGCGTTAGACTTGGTGTTTAAGGGATGCGAACTGCCGAATGGCTATACAGAGTTTGTCTTACATCCACGTCGACGAGAGGTTAAAGCAGGAAGTTAA
- a CDS encoding Gfo/Idh/MocA family oxidoreductase — MKIGIIGCGTISSAYFEGARKTDILEIEACADLRIEAAQAQAERYNCKACTVDQLLADDAIELVVNLTIPRAHVDVGLQVLEAGKHVYSEKPLGVDTESGKKLIETAAEKGLQVGCAPDTFLGAGIQTSRQVLDSGKIGRPIAGTAFMCGHGPEGWHPNPAFFYDIGGGPMLDMGPYYVTALVNILGPVKRVAAITTNAFEERIATSEALNGLRIPVKITTHLTGTLEFQNGTIITMIMSFDMWRHSLPCIEIYGETGSMTVPDPNGFGGPVNVCPAGGDWEEQELAFPNNARMIGAIDMASAIRSGRTHRANGALAYHVLEVMCAFDKSSETGEHVVIESTTERPEPVPVGLNEWEVD, encoded by the coding sequence ATGAAAATTGGAATTATTGGTTGTGGAACCATTAGCAGTGCTTATTTTGAAGGGGCACGGAAAACCGACATCTTAGAAATCGAAGCGTGTGCTGACCTCCGAATAGAAGCGGCACAGGCGCAAGCCGAGAGATATAACTGTAAGGCATGTACTGTTGACCAATTACTCGCAGACGATGCAATTGAACTCGTTGTGAACCTCACGATTCCGAGGGCACACGTGGATGTCGGACTCCAAGTTTTGGAAGCAGGCAAACATGTCTACAGCGAAAAACCGCTCGGCGTGGATACCGAAAGCGGCAAAAAACTCATTGAAACCGCCGCTGAAAAAGGACTTCAGGTCGGTTGTGCCCCAGACACCTTTCTCGGTGCAGGCATCCAGACCTCGCGGCAGGTATTGGATTCAGGCAAGATTGGTAGACCGATCGCTGGCACGGCGTTTATGTGCGGTCATGGTCCCGAAGGTTGGCATCCGAATCCCGCCTTTTTTTACGACATCGGCGGCGGCCCGATGCTGGATATGGGACCTTACTATGTGACGGCACTCGTGAATATCCTCGGTCCCGTTAAACGCGTCGCGGCGATTACCACAAATGCATTTGAGGAACGCATCGCGACGAGCGAAGCACTAAACGGCTTACGGATTCCCGTCAAAATCACGACCCACCTCACGGGGACGCTTGAGTTTCAGAACGGTACGATTATCACAATGATTATGAGTTTCGATATGTGGCGGCACAGTCTCCCTTGCATCGAAATCTACGGTGAGACGGGTTCAATGACGGTCCCGGATCCAAACGGATTTGGCGGCCCTGTAAATGTCTGTCCGGCAGGCGGCGATTGGGAAGAGCAGGAACTCGCTTTCCCGAACAACGCTCGGATGATTGGTGCCATTGATATGGCATCGGCAATCCGTTCAGGACGGACGCATCGTGCAAACGGTGCGTTGGCATATCACGTGCTTGAGGTGATGTGCGCCTTCGACAAATCTTCGGAAACCGGCGAACACGTTGTCATCGAAAGCACGACGGAACGTCCCGAACCTGTACCCGTTGGTTTGAATGAATGGGAGGTAGATTAG
- the hflC gene encoding protease modulator HflC, protein MKSKKMLIPVIIIVILALPVAAGMFYTVYEGEQVVITEFGRPVGQPIITAGLKIKTPFIQQVHRFEKRVLEWDGSPNQIPTKDKRFIWLDTTARWRIKDALKFYQALGTEQFAQSRLDDIIDSAARDLVTAQLLIEVVRDSNRVLTLDLEVLEGEEGQSGEPLEEIQVGRERITRMILEKVQETVPQYGIELVDVQIKRINYVDEVRKKVFDQMISERQRISEKYKSEGEGEAADISGQKQKELQRIQSEAYKQAEQIKGDADAQAIQIYAEAHGQDPEFFAFIQTLETYRKTTGERTKLILTTDSDLYGYLKSSNLFGR, encoded by the coding sequence ATGAAATCGAAAAAGATGCTTATACCGGTGATCATCATCGTAATTTTAGCACTCCCTGTTGCTGCTGGGATGTTCTATACTGTCTATGAAGGGGAGCAGGTGGTTATTACCGAATTCGGTCGTCCCGTCGGGCAGCCGATCATCACCGCTGGGCTGAAAATAAAAACCCCATTTATTCAACAGGTACATCGTTTTGAGAAACGTGTACTTGAATGGGATGGGTCTCCGAACCAGATTCCGACAAAGGACAAGCGGTTTATCTGGCTTGATACGACAGCGCGGTGGCGCATTAAAGATGCTCTCAAATTCTATCAAGCACTCGGCACAGAACAGTTTGCACAGTCCCGTTTGGATGACATCATTGATTCCGCAGCGCGGGATTTAGTGACAGCCCAACTCTTGATTGAAGTCGTGCGGGATTCAAATCGCGTCTTAACCCTCGATCTGGAAGTACTCGAAGGAGAAGAGGGGCAATCTGGTGAACCTCTGGAAGAGATTCAGGTCGGCAGGGAACGGATTACACGCATGATCCTTGAGAAGGTTCAAGAGACCGTGCCACAATACGGCATTGAACTCGTCGATGTTCAGATAAAACGGATCAACTATGTAGACGAAGTCCGAAAGAAAGTCTTTGACCAAATGATTTCGGAGCGGCAACGTATCTCTGAGAAATATAAATCGGAAGGCGAAGGCGAAGCTGCGGACATCAGCGGGCAGAAACAGAAAGAGTTGCAGCGGATCCAATCTGAAGCCTATAAGCAAGCGGAGCAGATTAAAGGCGATGCGGATGCACAGGCTATCCAGATTTACGCCGAAGCACACGGTCAAGACCCAGAGTTTTTCGCCTTTATTCAGACCTTAGAGACGTACCGAAAAACAACAGGTGAGCGCACAAAACTCATCTTGACAACCGATAGCGATCTCTATGGGTATCTGAAAAGTAGCAATTTGTTTGGGCGTTGA